The window GTCGTGATTTCTGCGCCATCAATTCCACGAAACACCGTCAAGTATTCCGGACCAGAGACGATTCGGCCCGCAGAGTCGAGATAATTCTTGCTAGAATCACCTATAACCTTCCCCTTTCCATCAATCGTGCCGTCCGCGGTCTTGACAATCATTTCTGCCTTGCCGTCACCATCGTAGTCGTAGACCTGGAACTGCGTATAATGCGGACCCGACCGTATATTCCAGCCCATATTGATACGCCACAGTTTAGTCCCATCGAGTTTGTAGGCGTCAATCAAGGTCGGGCTGGTAAAGCCATCCATCACAGGGTCTTTGAAATTCGACGGCTCCCATTCCAGAACCAGTTCATATTGGCCGTCACCGTCCAGATCGGCGACACTCATGTCGCTGGCCCAATAAGTACAGGTGTCTCCAGCCATGGACTTAGGACAAGCCGGAGCATCCACATTCAGCACCTTGTACGGGAAAGACTGCCCCCCAGAAGAAACGGTCGAATCCATAACGAAAGACACAGCCTTCTTTTCGCCTTCTGAACTGTCCACGACAGCCGAGACCGTGTACTTGGACGTAATCTTCCCATCCTTGTCCAAGTAGTTGGTCCCGTCCGTCTTGCCGATCGTGGCAATTTTGGTGCCGTCACGGTAAAGGTTGAATTCCGTATCAGATTTTTCAGTGCCTAGGAGCCTCCACGAAACGAGCATCCCGGACTTCCCGACATTCGCGACAACAAGCCCTCGGTCCAAAGCCTCCATCTGGCGAGGCAGAGCGAAAGACTGGAGCGGAAGAGCGAGGACTATAGCCACAACCGCAAGAAAACCAAGACAAGGATGTTTTGCCATAATTTCTCCTGACTTTTGATGGTTATTTGCCAAACATCCCCTTTTCAAAAATACTATTTCGTAAACGAAACGACTTTCCTTCCGACGAAAACTCCGTCCACATCGACCGTCACAGCAAAAACGCCTTCTGGGAGCACATCGCGGCCAAACATCTTGGACATTTCCCCGGCCTTGACATTCCGGGAGGCACTCATGACTTCACGCCCTTGCAGGTCCATAATCCGCACACGCGCAAGGCCAGCCTTGTTCACGCGCAGCGCCCCATCGACAAAGGCGAAGCCGTCTGCCTTACGCATATTTTTTAGGTCAGGACGCACCACCAACGGGACTTCGGCCGTATCGCCGCCAATTATTGTCACGTCCGGCTTTTTCAAATCCTTGACCGCGTCGGGCAAGTAGTAACCCAAGTGAGGCGGTTGGTTGTACGCCACGTTCTGCCAGGCAATCGAAACGCGGTAATGGGTATCGTGCATCAGCGTATAAACACGGTAAGGCGTAGTAAACGGTGTCGTAAAGATAATGACCTTCGAAGGGTCGGAAGCGGAGCGCACGATGAATTCCTCGCGCCAGTCGCCAAAGAGGTCGGCCACGAGGCAGGGGTTCGCCTTGGTCCAGTTATTGAGCGAAGCGCCTTCTACATTGTAGAAGCTGAAAAGGCGGTCCACAGTCTTCTTGCCGGAATTGTACTTGTCAATCTTTCCGCCAGTGGCGCCACCGTTTTCCACTGTCGGGCTACCGGTGCCGTCCATCAGTTCGTCCTGCAGGTCTCCATCAAAGTAGATGCGGAAATTCTGCGAGAGGCCCGTCGTGGTGACGACCTTCCCCTTGACGGAGCGGGCGCCCTTGCTGGTGCCGGACCACATTTCGAAACCGCGATTCGTGGAATCGATATCGGCAGCCATGCCACGACCGTTGTCAACATTTCCGGCCTCGGTCTGGGTCGTTCCCCAGATGACCTTGCCGTCCTTGTCACGGAATTCTTCGCTATACTTATTTTGTTTGTCTTCGTGGACATCGTAAAGTTCAAGACCCGGATTGTCCGGATCCATGTCCGAGAGGTGCATGGCGTCGCCGTGACCGAACCCGGTGCGGTAAAGGAGCGTGCCGTCGGACTTGAGGGCAGCCGCGCCAAAGACAATCTCGTCTTTGCCGTCGCCATCGAGGTCGCCCACAGAAAGGTTGTGGTTGCCTTCGCCATAAAGCCCCTGGCCGGACTTGTCGGAAGTATGCTTCCAGCGTTCCTTGAGATTCTTGCCATCGAAATCGTAAGCGACAAGGTAGGCCATCGTGTAGTAGCCACGGTTCATGATGACACTCGGATGCTCGCCATCGAGGTAAGCAACCGCAGCAAGATAGCGTTCACTCCTGTTCCCGTAAGTATCGCCCCACGACTTTGAAATATCGATCTTGGGCCAATAATCAATCGTGGTCACCTCCTCGCCCGTATTCCCCTTGAACACGGTCAAGAATTCGTTCCCGCTCATGATGCGGCCTGCAGAGGTCCTGTAATCCTTGCTTGCATCGCCAATGACTTTGCCCTTGCCGTCAACCGTGCCGTCGGAAGTCTTCATCACGATTTCGGCAATCCCGTCGCCATCGAGGTCGTAGACCATGAACTGCGTGTAGTGCGCACCGGCGCGGATGTTCTTGCCGAGGTCGATTCTCCAGAGGCGGGTGCCGTCCAGCTTCATGCCGTCGACAAAGACCGAGCCCGTATAGCCGTCTTTCGAGTTGTCCTGCGCATTGCTCGGGTCCCATTTGAGGACAAGGTCAAGTTGGCCGTCGCCATCGAGGTCACCCACGCTCATGTCGTTCGGGGTATAAGTGCAGGTGGAGCCGTCGGGCATCGTCTGTGATTTCGGAACATCGAGCTTTAAAACCTTGTAGGGGAAATTGACGTTGCCTTCCTTTTTCGCATCGGTAAAGACGATTTCGGCCTTCGATTGCTTCCGTTCGGTACCGCCCACGACAGCAGCGACAGCATATTCGCTCTTTGTGGATCCCTCGGCATCGGCATAGAATGTCGGGTCGTTAGGGCCAATTGTCGCTATTTTGTTTCCATCGCGATAAAGATTGAACTCCGTGGCCGGGTCATCGGAGGCAAGCAAGCGCCAGCCAACCACCACTCCAGACGAAGTCGCCGCCACAGAAAGACCACGAGTCAAGCCCTCGACCTGGCGCATTCCGGCAAAAGACATCGAAAAACAGCCGAAAAGTAGCGAAAAAGCACCTACCGACGCAACAAATCTCATTCCCATTCATAGCCTCCGAAAAAATTGAGCGGCATACCAATTTTATGAATTTAATATATATTTTTTCAAAAAAAAGTCTACATTTCCAATTGTATTTTTTTATTTCAAAAACAATTTGGCTACAAAAAAGACATGAGAATTGTCCACATATTCAAAAAGCAATTCCGCAGCCATCCATGTTTATCGTTTTTTACATTCGCCTTCAAAAAAAGCAACATGCCAACAAATAATTTTCATATAAGAAACGCACCCACGAACAATCCGGGCGTTTTACTATCTTTGGGAGCAAATGGCAAAATGGATGAGAGATTTTTCTTGGGAAAACCTGTTTGACGGGATTGCTGCAAAATCACCCGATTTTGTAAAAATCATCGTGGTCACAGGAAAATCCTTCCTCTACTACCATGGCCTTACCCGTGCAGCGGCCCTCACCTACACGACCATCCTCGCCGTAATCCCGCTGCTCATCCTTCTCACTTCGATTACGCTCGCTGTCGGGTTCGGGAATTTCATCTCGGATTACCTGCCCCACCTGCTGGACATGTTCAGCCTCGACTGGCCCACGGAGCCCATTGTGGCGCTCATCGAAAACGCCGAGCACGTGCCCATCGGCAAACTCGGGATCATCGGCGCTGCGGGTCTTTTCGTCACCTTCATCCTCGCCTTCGGCAGCCTGGAATCGAACTTCAACGTCGTCTGGGAAAATAAGACTTCCCGAACGCTCTGGAAACAGACCTGCATCTACACCCCGTTCCTCCTCATTTTGGCAGGTTTCATCGGGCTCTACGCCGGTTTTGTGAACCACGTGCAAGAAATCCTTTCGACCATCATCATCGACGGGTTCCACTTCTCGCATTCCTTCTTGACCTTGATTATCAACGCATTCTGGTACGTGACCTTCCACGTCATCCTGTTGCTTTTCATCTTCATGATGCTCTACGCGCTCCCGTCCCGGCCCGATAAGAAGGGCGTCTACACTAAACGCAAGCTCTATTGGACCTCCGTTCTCGCAACATTCCTCGCCTGGCTTTCCATTTTCATCTACGTAAAAATCCTGATGCTCATCCAGACCGCCATGGTGAACAGAATGTCCATATTTTATGGGTCTTTAGCCTTTATCCCGCTACTTCTCTTCTTGCTTTTTGGCATCTGGGTGATTATTTTATGTGGGAACAGCCTCGTCTGGACCATCTGCCACTGGCCCGAGGCGGGTAAAAAAACATGGAATTGGCAAGGAGGCTCGAAAGACCTATGAGATTAGCAAGAATCATTTCCGCAATCACGTTTACGTTGGCTTTTGCCGTCACTGCCCACGCCGAACTTGCAGGCATGAACGACCAACCCGCCGATAGCACAACCAAGGAACGCTCCTGGTCCGGCCTCGTCGGCGTAAGCGGAGGTAATTCGCTCATTGCCCGCGACGGAACCATCTTCATGAGCGTGCGTATCGGTGTACAATGGAACGACATCATCGCAAACGGTGCCTGGGCCACCTTCCTCATGAGCGACGTCGAAAACCCGAACGTCAAAGGTCAAGAGCTCATCAACTATAACGCCTTCGGTCTTTTTGCTGAATTCTTCCCGTACCGTAACGGGGCATTTGCCATTTCTGTGCCCTTGCAAGTCGGTGGCGGTGTTGTCAATGTCATTGAAAAAGGCGACGAAGCCTTCTCGCCCGAAGAAAAATTTTTCACAGGCGAACTCGCACTCCACTTCAACTATCGCGTGACCCGCATGCTCGAAGTCTCTATCGGCGGCGGCTACCGTATGTTTGCCGGAATCGACGAAAACAATCTCGACGACATGGACTTCTGCACCCCGTTCGGGGAACTGAGGTTCACGATAAAAGAATAGGGGTTAGGGGCTAGGATCTAGAGGCTAGGAAGCTGGAGCCTCGAACCTGGAACCTCAAGCCTCATTGCTTTTACCATGGACAAAGTCATTTCCATACGCGGTTGTAGGCTGCACAACCTGAAAAACGTCGACGCCCAGTTCCCGCTGGGCAAGATTACGGTTGTTTGCGGGCCTTCGGGCTGTGGAAAGTCGACACTCGTGCTCGACACCCTGCACGGCGAATCCAAGCGCCGCTATCTGGAAACACTCTCCCCCTTTGCCGCCGAACTCCTAGGCGGGCGAAGGATTATCCCCATCGACAGCGCCGATGGGCTCCCCGCTAGCCTCGCCGTTGGCCCGAGCCATGGCGAAGCTCCCGCAAAAGCCTACGCATTGAGCCTTTCGGAATGCGACAGTACGCTGCGCGGGTTATTTGTAAGGTTCGCAAAGCCCGCCTGCCCCGTGTGCGGCAAGCCGATGGAAAGCCAGAGCCGCGAAGAGATTATCAAAGAAATCGCCGGACTGCCGCAAGGGAGCAAGCTGCAGTTTTTCGCGCATCTCCCCACCAGCCGCACCAGCCTCGACAAGCTGGCTGCTGTATTCTTGGCGCAGGGTTTCACCCGCGCCATGGCCGACGGCGTCAGTTATTCACTGGCCGACCTCACCGAAAACGAAAAGGGAATCGTTCCCGAAGATTTCTTCATCGTCGTGGACCGCGTAATTGTCCGCGAGAACACGCGCACCCGCATTGCCGAAGCCGTAGACGGAGTCCTGAAACTCACCCACGGCGAGCTAGTCCTCGACATCAACGGTAGCCGAAAGCTCTACAGCACGGCCCCGCGCTGCCCCGACCACGGAGCACAACAGTCCCGGCCGCTCCAGTCGGAAGACCTGTCCCCCTACTCGCGCACGAGCGCCTGCCCCACCTGCGGCGGCACGGGAATCATCGAAAAAGACGACACCACCGAGGACTGTCCCGACTGCAAGGGACTCCGACTCAGGCCAAACCTGCTCCAATCGGTCATCGACAACTCCACCTGGAAGGACTTGCTCGAAACGCCATTCGCCAAGCTCGGGCCGAAACTGCACCAGCTGTTCGACAGCCGCCTGAACGCGAACCAGAAGCCCGCCTTCAACGCGCTCCTCGACCGTATCGAGGCCATCAACGAACTCGGCATCGGCTACCTGACCGGCGGTCGCAGCGCGACCACGCTTTCGGGCGGCGAAATCCAGCGTTTACGCCTTTCGAGCCTCAGTACCGGGCATCTGAACAACTTGCTCATCGTCCTCGACGAACCCGCCAGCGGACTCCACCAATGCGACGTGGAAGCGCTCTGGAAAGTCCTCAAGAAGGTCCAGTCCCGAGGGAACACGCTCGTGCTCATCGAGCACAACCCGGGCATCATCAAGCGAGCTGACTGGATTATTGAAATGGGACCGGGAGCCGGAGAAAAAGGCGGCGAGATCTTGTTCCAGGGAACAGCAACGGAAGTGCTGGAGAATCCGCAGTCACCGACGGGTGCGTGGATTAGGATTTTAGACGAGAGACGAAAGACGAGAGACGGAAGGAAAGACGAGAGGAATGACGAGAGAGGTGGGTTTGTCATTGCGAAGGGCGTAGCCCTGAAGCAATCTAAGAACGCAGCGACCATCGACATCAAGAACTTCGCGATGTTCGACATGAAGCCGGTGTCGGCGGAATTCCCGGTGCAAATGTTCAGCGTCATCACGGGCGCAAGCGGCAGCGGCAAGTCTACGCTCCTGTTCAAGAACCTCGCCCCCCGCGCCAGTCAGGGCGAGTTCGAAGACCTCGGCATCCAGGCGCTCTCCGTCCTTTCGACAGGCGACTTCCACGGGAACCGCCGCAGCACGGTCGCCTCGGCCATCAGCCTGAACACGATGCTGCGCGACTTGTTCGCGAAACTCCCCGAAAGCAAGGTGCGCGGCTACACGGCCTCGAAGTTCGCGACGCACGCCCCCGGCGGCCGCTGCGAGAACTGCAAGGGCGAAGGCGTACTCTACGACCCCGCCGGCTACGAAGAGACCGAATGCCCCGTCTGCCTCGGCAAGCGCTTCAAGGACGAAATCCTCGAAGTCCGCTTCAAGTCGCTATCCATCGCCGACATCCTCGATTTGGAAATCGGCGAAGCCTACAAGCTCTTTATCAACCTCAAGCCATTTGCAGACAAATTAAAGCCATTGGTCGATACAGGTCTTGACTACCTGAAACTCGGACAAACGACGGCCCATCTTTCCGGCGGCGAACGCGCCAGGCTCCGCCTTTCCATCGCGCTTGCCCGTGCCAAGGCACCCAACACGCTTTTCCTTTTCGACGAACCCGCCCGCGGGCTCCACCAGAAGGACATCCAGCATTTGCTCGACCTTATCCGCGGACTCACCGAAGCGGGACATACCGTCATCGCCATCGAGCATGCGCAGGATTTCGTGAACGCGGCCGATTACGTCGTGGAACTGAGCCGGTAAAAAACTAGCCAAAACAGGCAAAAAGTTTTATAGATTTTAAAACGAACGTCATAAAACGGGAGGGCCA of the uncultured Fibrobacter sp. genome contains:
- a CDS encoding rhamnogalacturonan lyase, with the translated sequence MGMRFVASVGAFSLLFGCFSMSFAGMRQVEGLTRGLSVAATSSGVVVGWRLLASDDPATEFNLYRDGNKIATIGPNDPTFYADAEGSTKSEYAVAAVVGGTERKQSKAEIVFTDAKKEGNVNFPYKVLKLDVPKSQTMPDGSTCTYTPNDMSVGDLDGDGQLDLVLKWDPSNAQDNSKDGYTGSVFVDGMKLDGTRLWRIDLGKNIRAGAHYTQFMVYDLDGDGIAEIVMKTSDGTVDGKGKVIGDASKDYRTSAGRIMSGNEFLTVFKGNTGEEVTTIDYWPKIDISKSWGDTYGNRSERYLAAVAYLDGEHPSVIMNRGYYTMAYLVAYDFDGKNLKERWKHTSDKSGQGLYGEGNHNLSVGDLDGDGKDEIVFGAAALKSDGTLLYRTGFGHGDAMHLSDMDPDNPGLELYDVHEDKQNKYSEEFRDKDGKVIWGTTQTEAGNVDNGRGMAADIDSTNRGFEMWSGTSKGARSVKGKVVTTTGLSQNFRIYFDGDLQDELMDGTGSPTVENGGATGGKIDKYNSGKKTVDRLFSFYNVEGASLNNWTKANPCLVADLFGDWREEFIVRSASDPSKVIIFTTPFTTPYRVYTLMHDTHYRVSIAWQNVAYNQPPHLGYYLPDAVKDLKKPDVTIIGGDTAEVPLVVRPDLKNMRKADGFAFVDGALRVNKAGLARVRIMDLQGREVMSASRNVKAGEMSKMFGRDVLPEGVFAVTVDVDGVFVGRKVVSFTK
- a CDS encoding YhjD/YihY/BrkB family envelope integrity protein, whose translation is MAKWMRDFSWENLFDGIAAKSPDFVKIIVVTGKSFLYYHGLTRAAALTYTTILAVIPLLILLTSITLAVGFGNFISDYLPHLLDMFSLDWPTEPIVALIENAEHVPIGKLGIIGAAGLFVTFILAFGSLESNFNVVWENKTSRTLWKQTCIYTPFLLILAGFIGLYAGFVNHVQEILSTIIIDGFHFSHSFLTLIINAFWYVTFHVILLLFIFMMLYALPSRPDKKGVYTKRKLYWTSVLATFLAWLSIFIYVKILMLIQTAMVNRMSIFYGSLAFIPLLLFLLFGIWVIILCGNSLVWTICHWPEAGKKTWNWQGGSKDL
- a CDS encoding ABC transporter is translated as MDKVISIRGCRLHNLKNVDAQFPLGKITVVCGPSGCGKSTLVLDTLHGESKRRYLETLSPFAAELLGGRRIIPIDSADGLPASLAVGPSHGEAPAKAYALSLSECDSTLRGLFVRFAKPACPVCGKPMESQSREEIIKEIAGLPQGSKLQFFAHLPTSRTSLDKLAAVFLAQGFTRAMADGVSYSLADLTENEKGIVPEDFFIVVDRVIVRENTRTRIAEAVDGVLKLTHGELVLDINGSRKLYSTAPRCPDHGAQQSRPLQSEDLSPYSRTSACPTCGGTGIIEKDDTTEDCPDCKGLRLRPNLLQSVIDNSTWKDLLETPFAKLGPKLHQLFDSRLNANQKPAFNALLDRIEAINELGIGYLTGGRSATTLSGGEIQRLRLSSLSTGHLNNLLIVLDEPASGLHQCDVEALWKVLKKVQSRGNTLVLIEHNPGIIKRADWIIEMGPGAGEKGGEILFQGTATEVLENPQSPTGAWIRILDERRKTRDGRKDERNDERGGFVIAKGVALKQSKNAATIDIKNFAMFDMKPVSAEFPVQMFSVITGASGSGKSTLLFKNLAPRASQGEFEDLGIQALSVLSTGDFHGNRRSTVASAISLNTMLRDLFAKLPESKVRGYTASKFATHAPGGRCENCKGEGVLYDPAGYEETECPVCLGKRFKDEILEVRFKSLSIADILDLEIGEAYKLFINLKPFADKLKPLVDTGLDYLKLGQTTAHLSGGERARLRLSIALARAKAPNTLFLFDEPARGLHQKDIQHLLDLIRGLTEAGHTVIAIEHAQDFVNAADYVVELSR